A genomic stretch from Melospiza georgiana isolate bMelGeo1 chromosome 27, bMelGeo1.pri, whole genome shotgun sequence includes:
- the LOC131093818 gene encoding period circadian protein-like: MGGHLGGHTDTQTGTGGYTGGHRDPQTDTRTGTGGYTGGHTDTRTNTRTHRRTHRRARTGARTDTQTGTGGGTDGHTDTQTDRRARAGARTDTQTDTRTDTQTGARTEI, translated from the coding sequence ATGGGCGGACACCTGggcggacacacggacacacagacGGGCACGGGCGGATACACGGGCGGACACAGGGACCCACAGACGGACACACGGACGGGCACGGGCGGATACACGggcggacacacggacacacggacgaacacacggacacacagacGGACACACAGACGGGCACGGACGGGGGCACGGACGGACACACAGACGGGCACGGGCGGGGGCACggacggacacacggacacacagacGGACAGACGGGCACGGGCGGGGGCACGGACGGACACACAGACGGACACACGGACGGACACACAGACGGGGGCACGGACGGAGATATAG